TGCTAGATTTTGCTCATTTACAGGTCTTGGCCACTGAGAAGCCTGAGCTAGCAAGTGAAGGTTTAAGTGGGTATTTCCTTTGTGCTAATGAACTAacaattcaaatttcagttatcCTCTGAGACAGGTTCCAAAGTAGttatggggggcaggggtgggggtgggggacgtgTCTTCTGTTCTGTTCTCCATCTTCCTTGTCATCCTTAACGTTTGGTTCTGAAGGTTTTATACTGTGGTTTCCAAAACACAAACGAAAACCTAAAGGatcaacataaataaaataaaactttatttttaataataaaattaatgtttctaGTAAGGAAAAGATAGTATGTCATTCCTTTAGCAGTACAAACAATCTTTTATCCAAAAGAATACATTGGGTTTTATTGTGTCATTTGTCTGAATACAGACTCAGTGGAATATCTAAATGATACCCTGCTCTGAACTCCAAGTTGAAAGTAAGTTTTTATTATACTTGAGGGAAACAATGGGTTCAGCTGCTTATTGCAAGGAGCAATTGCCAAGGGAGAGTTAAACTCAATTACTGTAACCATACTGAATAAAAAATACTGCCAAGAACAAAAATACGCCTGGGTAAAGACAGccactgaataaaaaaaaatcgacATAAAGcgtatcaaatatttatttatctgggtaACAAAGGACTATGATACATTGACAGGCATGGAAACTACTGCCAGCACAACTCAATACAATACAACTAGAACTGCTTCCAAAATGGCCAGTGAAAATACAGAATACCAGGTGGTCCCAAATGTTTGAAGTTctttgaacaaaagagagagaaagagagagacgaGTGGGGGGGGGATCCCTTACCCTTGGTTTAAAGACAATACTCATTTATTGCTCAAATGATGCTTTCAAGGGACGACAGTGggataaaatgaacttttttttttttttctccccaccatACATAGAAGGGTTATCAAACCACTCGAGTTTAAAAATCTTTCCGGGGTCCaagatcacttttttctttcacttcaatGAAAAGCTAAATGTAAtactaattatatataaaattttattttacttttttttattttattcgtTCAGCTGTTTCATTGTCGCCTTTAACATGCTACAACAGGGCTAAATTCATGAAtcccagaggggaaaaaaaaatgaaaatccccCAAACCTTGAATTTCTAAAGAAGTACCATAAACCACATGAAGAACTAAGAGGGAAGATTCAAAACCCACTAAACAAGAGGTAAACGAGATcaccagataaataaaaaaaaaagaggcttaaaACAGACTCACCATATTTACAATTCCCATTAaattacacataaataaatatatacagagaCGTGAACACTGATTCCCTTATATAACTGTGAATCGTGTTGCCAGAGAAAGTTCAAGTTGGTCGCTTTACCTTGAAGAGGAAAAACTTCTACAACTGAAGACATGACATGGAGCTTCGTGTATTTGTGTTCAAGTTTATTCACAATActgataaaaatgtcatttttccttttcgccttttttttttttcttttttagtatggCTACAATCTGAACTGAAGTGTGGAAGGGAAGGTGATGATTCAGTCCCATGAAGctcatataatctttttttaaaatttttatgtaattttttttttttttttttttagaaaaaaaaaaccgttttccatctttttgtggcGGTAGTCGTTGTGGAGTGgtccttgggttttttttgttttgttttgttttctttaaaaaaaaaaaaaactcggtTCACAAACTTGGACAGAACTTTTCTTGGCTGGCTTCACGGCCTGTTCTGTTCTCTTAGGCTCCACAGGAGGGCAAAGGGGAGTCGGTGCCGACGGGGAGGTCGAGGCAGGGGCTGTCCCGCGGATGGTGGAGGGAGTCCCCCAGCGCTGGGGGACCGAGGGctcggtggcggcggcggcggtggcggcggcagcagcagcagcagcgggtGGGGAGGTGCCGACCCCGGGCTGTCACCTGCCTGCGCTGGTCGGTGGGTTGGAGGCCGGGCGGGTGGGCTCTGGccggggcggggtggaggggggcggcCTCACTTTCTGTGTTTCTCCTCTTTGTCACTGCTTTTGGCGCTGTTGTCCGTGTGGCTGTTAGGGTTGTTGCTGAGGTACATTTTGTCCATGGCTTTGAGGGCCTCGGTGAGATAGTTCTGCAGGGCCGTGACCGCGGCGCACACCGCGGGGCTGCCGAAGCCGTGCGAGATGAGGTTGAAATGGGTCAAGCAGCTCTGGATGCCCGGCTCCAGGATGGGGTTGGGCCTCGAGTTCCCCAGGGGGGATCGGTCCTGAGCCAGCAGGTCGGTGAACTCTTTGCATATCTGTCTGCAGcacaagggaggcagagagagaggaggggagggggaggagggggggcagagagagagagagagttgaggCTCCCCTGTGGGCAGCACCAGCAGCAAAGAGAAGAGCTTTCTCCCTGCAGTGGCCTACACCGGAACCGGGGAGCCCTGACCAGACCAGAGGCCCCAGACAGGGACTTGGGGGCTGGCCACATGTTGAAAGGCCCAGGCCCAGACacccctgggggcggggggcaccgaGACATGGCTCTTTCCTTCCACGCAGGCCTTCCTACCTTCCCAAGTATCTCGCCCCACTCCTCACCGCTCAGCTACACCTAACTGCTAGCCCCCTCCTCTCTCACTCACACCAAACACCCCTGACACAGAAAAAGATTTCACACATTTAGAGGAGAaacaaaggaggagagggagaaggagtcagAAACACCAGCATCTCGCCATGGCCAAAAGCATGCAGCCAGCAGCTGTCCTGTTCAAAGTGTTACAAAGACCCTCATCCTGCTCTCTTCTAGGGAGATCTCAGTTGGCGGGATGAAATCTCCGCTCATTCGCCTTCAAACCAGGTGGGATGCAGACAGAAAGGCAAACTCTTCTTGggattattttgccttttaaaaaaaggcacaaaaaacCTGTTACTTGGGGACAATTcagattgggagagagagagagagagagagctagcaagcaaggggcagagggagagggatcgagggaatcttaagcaggctccaggcctcagccagaagcagggctcgatctcgatctcaggacccggagATCTTAACCTAAGCTGAAAGacagagtgggacacttaactgagctgcccaggcgctcCTCAGGCTGATTTTTGAGAAGAAATACACACTTCAATGTCAATTTCccattccagctcttctctctctctctctctctctctcctagggAAACTGTGAATATGGGTGTGCTTAGGAAGctaggggaagagggaaagttGAAATCTCAGAAAAAGTCTTGAAAAGTCAGAAACACAGACAGGGGAGGCCTGTGCCCTGGAAGCTGTCTCAGAGTCTGGGAAGCAAGGACTGGCTGGGGCCTTCCTGAGGCAGGAGCagcctggagggggtgggggtgttggtaTGAGGTGGGTAGGGAGGAGCGAGAGTGGGAGTACTGGCAGGCTGCCCACTGCAAGGCCAGCTGATGTCCCCAGGCCAGAAACTGTCCCGCCTAAggcctcagcctctgcccctgggTTCCAAGCCCTCCTGTGACATCGACTTTGATAATTAAGGGCTTCCAAACAAGCCTTTTAATTTCCAGAAAACATATCAAAacagtcattttcttttcacacACCACCTGGAGAAGCCTATTCAGCCCAAGCACTGATGGGAATATAACTTGGGCCATTTTGAAACCTATTTGACATCTCGCCTGTAGGCTAAAACTTGtgggccgtgtgtgtgtgtgtgtgtgtgtgtgtgtgtgtgtgtatgactttccaggagggaggggaaaggaaggcaaGAAATGGGATAAGGGATTAAGGTTGAAACTAGGACAACTTCTGGCTTGCACATTTTGCAGGCCACTGCTTAATCCTTGCCCTCGAAGAACATATTGATAGGAGACAAAAAGTGATACAGGCAAGCCTGTTACCCACCTACGGACTCGATGATGGTCTTTCTAAAACAACATAGTCACCAATCCACACTCAGCACCAGATCCCCACAATACTCCACCCCCATgcacactaatttttttttttttttaactgagaaggTGGAGCAGAAGAGAGGATAAGGGATGGAAACACACCACCaaccccacctccacctctccTTTAACATAGAGTGTGGATTCTAAAATTGTGTTGTTCACTTCGATTATTCACAACAAAGCTAATTAGCACCAAACGAAGAGGGGAGAAAAGTGAGACCAGAAATGATTttgacttttgtttctcttgacaGTAAGACACAGAGACCCCAGAGAGGTAAGGTAAATGCCTTACTTTGTAGCCAGGAGCATGTTTTTTCTTGTCACTTGCTCATTGGGATCGGAATGTTGTCGGTTGAGAAATTCAGCTACTGCTTTGGCAGGAAATTCGGTTTCGCACACGTACCCAAAGTCCCTGGCTAGGTGGACGGCTTCTCCTGGCAGGAGGCGAAcgcaagagaatgaaaagagttGAGGTCAGATTTTCCTCCCCACTCGCTTATTTTCTTAACCCAGATgttgaagaaaacacaaactacTTGTTTTCTCGTTTCaggcattttatttcctttcctgtagAATCTGGCAGATGAAtttatcaagggaaaaaaaaaatggtcacttGTCCTAGAAGGccaagaaaatttgaaaatgtagatCCCATCCAccaccctccagtcccatcccccacccaagGACATTTCCCCAACTTCTCTTTTAAAACGTCCCTTGTATTCCAACCTCACACCTATCAACACGTTCATAAATGATATTCATAATTACTCGTTGAGCTTTTCTGCAAGGGAACCACTAAAGGTTTACATTTTAACTTGATCGCATATAATTATCTGTTCATCCAAACCGATTAACCAAGAGGATTTGAGGGTCACTCCACTGAGTCTGTCTGTGTTGTTGATTTTCGAAtctttggttttaatttcctGAACCAGTTGGTTTTTACTGCAGGGCTTCCTGCCATTAGCTCCAGCTCCGGAAAAACGCATGCGCCAATTAGAGCATCAAAGCCCTCTCTGCAGAGCTTGTTTCCATAAAATGGAGCGGATCACAAACAATAACAGTTCTCCAGAAACTGCCTCCCTGCTACAGGACTCAACCCCCAAGCTCATGCACACTCTCACACTACACCCGAAGCCACTACTACCGTTTCCTTTGCGCATAATTCTTTGGGGGCATGGAGAGTGGGTTCTGTATGCAACTGATGTGATTTTTGATGTAAAGCTACTGTAGTTGAGTTTCTGGCACCAAACAACTGCTTATTGTCTGACTGTTATGTTATCATCTTTAACATTTACACATGCCTCGTAGGATTCCTCCTCAAGTTTAGggttctcaactttttttttttttttttagttctttaggAAGCTGGAACTCAAATCAGTTGTAGGGTATCTCCTCAAACGTAAGATGTAAATGAGATAAAACGCCTTCTCTAAATAGAAATGGTAGTTTTGACATCTACCTGATAatttaagtgtcttttttttttttttaacctattggCATAAGACATTTCCAACACAACACAAAGGAAAATGCAGGACAGCTTATACATTCGTTCCAACACATCTAAACTTCAGCTAATTTAGTATCAGAAAAAGTTAACAGGAATCTAGAGGAAGCAGGAATGTGACTGGATTCTGGTGACAGTGTATCTAGAGCATGGAGTGAGAACAGGGGTAGCTTTTGTTTTGAAGGATTGggaagcttgtgtgtgtgtgtgtgtgttaaaactGCCATGAGAAACTTTTTGCAatgcttctatttctttttttctttcctggccaAACAATCCAAAATCTAAAATTGCTCACTTTTCTTCCCCTCCACTAGGGAAGCACAATTAAATAAGAGATAAGGGAGCatatgtttggaaaacaaaaaacctaaaagggCATATAACCCTGAGCTTTCAGGACGGTCTTAAATCAGGATGCAGGTCAAAGATTCCCAAATTAATTCAGGAAGTAATGGTCACGCATTTCTCAAACGCAGATGTCAGAATAGCTTAAGTGATTTACTGCTGAGCTCTGTAGAGGAGACAGGAACTTGGAGAATATGCAGTTCTTAAATTTTCACTTTGTTTAGGTCAGGACTGGGCTAGGGAGTTGTAATTTTGTggcaaaggagaagaagaaaggaggacaGGAGTAAGTGCAAATAGTTTTTTCACATGCAAGGATTCTGTTCACTTCCAGCTCtattctatggaaaaaaatgaaactgcccAATCGACACAAAATACAACCAAACATCTAGCCACTAAGTATTATCCATTTTCCCAGAAGAAAGTTCCCTTCTAGTTAGCAAGTGGACTCGCTTACCCTCCACTAGTGATGTGAGCAGGGTGACATTGGCAGCTTTACGTCTCCCTGCTGGCAGATTTAATcctattttgtccagtttttctcttaaagatCTTCCTCCATTTTTAGACTTCGCCCTGTTTCACAAATATATGCAAGAAACGGATTTAGAAAACATTGGGTTGCTCTGTGTCACGTTATAGTCATTTTGACAACTTCCTaacatgtgctttttaaaattaagaatcatAGCCCCGAGACACTTAAGGGAGGGAAACCTAGGAAGGAGCGGTACAGGAAGATCATAGGAGACAGATGCTAAACTGTAAAGCACCCCCTGTGCTCAGTTATTATTGCAGCTATTGGTGGCAGGTTGGAAGGTTTTGATTTCACAACTCTCTAAAGAAgaaccacaaacaaacaaacacagttCCCATCTCTAGGGTTTGAGGCATTTTTGAGTTCAACTGATTACTGTATATTTTCCCTGTTGTTACAATCACACAAATCCCAATGGGGTCTTTAAATTGTCTTTGCAAGAACCGCTGTTAGGTTGTTCAGAGTAACCAAAGTTATCATCGCTCTCACGTTTCTTGCTCTGGCTCTAGCCCCAATGGGAAATTCATTTTACCAACTGTTTACATGCCACGTCACTAGCCTAACTGGAAATGTCACACGCGGGTATCAGGCTTTAAAAATTCTCACTGACTTCAGAAACAATGGAGGTGGTTCTAAATAGATGTCTAAATAGGCTCCCATCATCAGAAAGTGGTTAAgataaattgtttaaataaaacagcaaattaattaatttcagattttattccCAACCCAAGTGCTCTTTAATTGTGTGGATTAGATTATACTCCCCTAGGTAAACAGTCTCCAATattggggatgggggaaggggaggaaaaagcaGAGGCCGCATTCAGATCCGTGCCAGAGAAAGATGACAAGAGGAAGCAAAATGACggtgaaggaggagaaagaagagatcagAAAAGCTGATGTTAAAGCCTTCCAAAAATAGTTTTACAGGCTTTGTGTGGGATGTGCCCATCAGAGCGGGACTGTGAGCCCATAGATGCATAGATGCACTGATGTGACGTTCTTGGTCTAGgttcttattttggaaaaaaaaaaaaagaaaaaagaaagaaagaaagaaaagatcaccTGGGAAAGTTCAAGCCAACAGCCACCACTCGCAGCGCTGGGTGGAACCCCAGGTGGACGAAGTCCCAGGAAGGGAGAAACCTGCCCTGAGGGAAGGTGCTTCACCTAGCATCCCCTTATCAAATCTTATCGATGACACGGATCATTGCGACCTCACAGAGGTGAGCTGTGCATCCCTGGCCACGTATGGAACATGCACTCGTGGGGAACGGCCACACCGGGTGCACGTGAACGAGACCTGCGGGCCGCCCGGGGCACGGCGCCTCCGGCCAGGGCGACGCTGATGGGGCGGGGAGGACGGGGAGGACGGGGAGGGCGGCCGGCCGCACACTGAGCCACCGTCTTCCACCTACGCCCTGTTCCAGGGACGGTGGGGGGCCGCCGGAGAGCCGGGCAAAGTGAGGCACCTGAGACAAAGTTTCCCAGGGCTTGCAAGGTGCGCGCCAGAAGCAAAAAGGCGGCTGCACGGCGCCCCGCCGCTGCAGCAGCCGGGACTGAACCCGCGGCGCGGTGAGCTGCGCGTGCGCGCGGGGAGTCTGGcgcggggggggggcgaggggcggggggggcgcggagGGCTCCGGGCGCGTGCgcgcgcggcggcggccccgggcgcgCGCGGGGCGGTACGGAGAGCGCAGGCGCGCGCCGCCTgaccccgcccccagctcccaccccgGCTCTacgccctcggccccgcccctttTCTCCTCCCGCGAAGGgagggcggcggcgcggcgcgAGGCCCGTGGCGCGGCCGCCCAGGCGCAGGCGCAGTGTGtccccgggaggggcggggcggggcggggcgcggagggcagGGCGAGCGGGGCGAGCGGGGCGGCGCCGGGCCTCACCTCCGCAGCACTCCGCCCAGCAGCGAAGCGTTGAGACACTCGGGCGGCGAGAGGCGCCGCTGCACTTCCGCCACCGTGACCTTGTACTTCGAGGTGGAGCTGAGCAGCGAGAGGCGACCCGGAACTGAACAGAAGACCTCGTTGGGGTTCACGACGCCGCCGAAGAGGTTGTCCTTGTTTATGGGGATGGCGGAGACGGCGTTGCTGTTGGACTTGGACAGGGACACGGGGCCTGCGGAGACACACGGGGCAGCGGCGCGTGGGCGTCGgggtcccgcccccgccccccgccaggcccGCAGGGGTGCTGTCCGGAGCCGGCGCTGGACTCGTGACCCTCCGGGCTCTCCTCCGAGCAGAGCGGGCCCAGGCGAGGTGCTGCAGCTCGGGCTCCGGGGGCAGCGCTGCGCACTGCGGTTGCACCCCGAGAGCAGGCTCCGCGTACCGGGGAgtctggggggcggggcgggcggggttAGTGCCGGGGACCAGCCGCCCCCAGGCCTCTAGTAAACGGCTCCGAGGTCACAGGGCCCCGCGGCCTGTCcgggagcccaaggcagcccaCCCGGAGGCGGTGGCTTCTCCTGCCACACCCCACACGCGCCCCATCCTCTGGACAAACCGGCCCTGCCCTGCgcttagtcttaaaaaaaaaaaaaaaaaaagaaaggatcccGACTTTTCGGAAATCCATTCCAAAGCCCCATCTTGGACTGGGAGAGGAAAAAGGACAAACAGGCTCAGCGTGGGTACTAGCAAGACGCCCTTTTGTTGAGCAAATAGTTAATACCCTTGTCTTACTTAAGCGGCTTCAATGGGAAAGGGAgaggatatatatttttgctaGTTAAAATCCTCCAGCTCGTCATTgtcgcgcccccccccccaccccccgccccgtgcgcagggaaaaaagaaaaaaaaaattccaggccCAGCAGAAAGTGCACTACCTACCATGTTGCATTTCTCAACAACCCAACGTAATTCAGATGCATTCACAACCATTTAAGGGACTGgatgcatttgtatttttaaaattccacaaggagacatatataataatatgcatACATTCTCCTCAGTACTCCTCCCTCCTTAATGGGGGATATTCTAGACgtatggggaggtgggggggctctAGGTTTTGGATAGATCACTTGTGACATTAATAGCTCTGGGGAGGCTAATAGAGACAATAGGAGTTAAACGAACTCTTGAGAGATTACTAATAAAAGAGCCAATTATCATGTCGACTTGGAAAGAGCATCTCTTAAGATTTATCCCTCGCACATCCAATTTGACGTGACAAAGACTTCACAGATGCAAAAACGAAACTTTAAACTAACAATATACTGATTGGGGTTAGAAATGAGAACAGTTTTATATAGCATCGTCCCTCTGGTGGTGCCTAGAATCCTGAAATGTAACATTGccaccataacaacaacaaaaaaagctgcTGTGAATAGCATTTAATCCAGTGAACTTTATTTCTACTCACTAGACACAATACAAATGACAAATCCATCCAAATTACTTGACACTCTTCAGAAACAATTTCGGCTCCCGAACAATTACGCTAACAATGCTGACAATCTTCAAGATGCTAATTTTAACCAAAAGCCAAATTTTTGTTAACCTAATTCACAAAGTTTAAAAACCCTTAAACGGCTAATGAGAAATTAAATTGAGGAACacgaaagttttttttttcctctcttcctctgctaaGGCATGTTAATAAAAGACACAACTGCTCTTAGAGTAATGTTGAATTATTTGCACTGTTGTAGCGTTATACACTTCTTAACACTCATACAACGGATTAGCTAAACTATTAAAACCATTACAAAATTGAAATGCCACTTCCGAATCAGTTCAGCTATTACACATTGCATGTGTTTGTCCAGAAACTAAACTAAATTCAATGGTCAAATCATGAACAAAGCTAGCCTGTTGCCATTACTAGCATACTGAAAGCCGATCATTTAAGCATTGCTGTTCCATGCCATCTATTTGCTAATTCTGAGCCTTTAGGAAatcctatttgaaaaaaataaatacagctcTGCAAGTTCTTTTTAAATAGCACTATGCCTGTAAGGACATGCCTGGAATGTAGAAGGAAATGGCTTACCTTTCTTAATTACAGTTTGATCTGGGATGTTAATACCCGGGTCTTCTACGTGCTGCAACAAAAGGATACACATGGATGTAAGTGTATaatcaaaacaaaaggaaatgaatattcCATGCAagattgggggaggggaaggtgtAGAGTCCAAATCTCCCCCTCCCGGTATAGtgacatttatatataaacatctcATCTTGGCTTATTGGAATTTGAGGCTTTGGAACTCAAGAGGTTTCACTGCACACCCACGGCCAATTTCTCCTCCCCCAGCAAATAATCCATGTTTgaaggagctgggggtggggaataaaactttctttggaaattaaaCCAAGTTTTGGAGCACCTAATCTTTCTCACAAAGTCAGTTCAACCTTTAAAAATGCACCTAGCTTTAGTTTGGCGCCTCGGCGGCTTCGGACTTTAGCGATTCCCAGTGTTCAGGCAGCAAAAGCCAGGGAAACACAATAGAAATGACAGAGGCGGGAGTAGCAGGGGAGGGTTGTAAACGTTTTGGGTAATGCGATAAAAAGCAAATGCATATACACACCCTCACTtatggaaaactaaaaataaattttaaagaagactaCTGCCTAAACTGGGTTATCAGAAAGGAATATGAAAACgatgaaaaaccaaaacaaaacaaaaaaccattgagggtttttttttcccccctgttgtCCAGCAGCGGATttgttggtgtgtttttttttttctttttttcttctcccccctcaaccttttttttttttttttttttttacagatgggTGGGTATACGTGTGTGCTAGAGTCAAAACGTGattagaaagtaaaatgaaatcatgttttCTAATGCAGAAACTGACAGGCAATATAATGTCTGGCTGTGTTTACAAATTAGCACCAGGGCTGCTGAGATAGAAGATTTCGCAATCGTTACCAAACACAGGcattaccatttaaaaaactattactTCCTTCTCTAGTCTTTGTCCAACAATAATACTGATTCGAACATTTTCCATTCTGTCTTGGATTTATGCTCCTGTTAATTGTGCCTGATTGCAATGATTCCGGGTGGATGGTACTAAGTTGCTTTATTACAGGTTTTATTATACTCAATGCTCTCATTTGTAACTTGCCTAAAGTGCTTCTGgatttaagtataattaaattGAGAAATGTTCAGAAATGACTACTGCTGCAGTTCTTGTGTTTTAACTATATGGGGAAATATGATCCCTTTATGCATGCACCCTAAACCCATAAAGTAAATGTAGTGTGGCATAATacttttatttgtgttatttctagACCTTGTCCATACAGAGAAGACTGTTAAGTTTAAAACCCCACTGAGAtattaatgattaaataattttcaccatcagtttgattttcttaaatatttagcaGTCATTCTTATTAAAGGTTAACTGTTGCAGCAATGGGAAAATTGAAAACAACCCTTTTCCTGACCCAAAttcctttgaaagaattttttttcttaataggtgggggagggtggggaagagcaGCAACTGGGTTTCCCTGTTTTTATTTGATCTTTTGGTTAATTTCTCCTACTGACTAGTTTCGCCACAAAGAGGGACTATACAGGTGTTAAGAATTCACACCAGCCACTTTGGAATTTTTGCAAAGTAGACCAATTCTAATTCACAGTGATTCCAAAAGGCTGCAATGCATTTTGCAATTCAAATATTTCCAAAGAGCAGGCTAGGAAAAAGGATTCAGAGACTCCTTGGGAAGGGGAAATGATCACAACTTCCAGGtttgccttttaatttctttttctcaactaCTGCTCCTCCCATTTTACTTCCCAAGAAATGCCCTGTTTAGTATCAGTTTCCAAAAACatttatgaacacacacacacacacacacacacacacacacaatgcttaCTAAACCCCACAATGGATCAAGTGCCTACTTTCCTGCTTTCCATGCAAGGCTGCTAAACATAACCAACAAATTTCCATGATTAACTGGGCCAAATGAGCGCCgtaataaattttctattttcctatgtaacttaaataatgttttaaattcaccaagCGAGCAGGTAAGTTCATCTGACCATTTTCTTTGCAATCTAATGCAGTAATCATTAAACTGTCAACGGACATATTGCTGCAATATTTGATGCACTAATTTGAAATAGCATTTTAGTAAAAATCACATCCAGATACATTTCCTCTCCAAAGAAAAGCAGCATTAACAGAGCCTTTACAGCTTTAATAAAATTATTGGCTCATTCTAATTCCATTTCAGGAAGGTTGTGAGGAAATCATAAATACGTAGAACTGAAAC
The Canis lupus dingo isolate Sandy chromosome 35, ASM325472v2, whole genome shotgun sequence genome window above contains:
- the TFAP2A gene encoding transcription factor AP-2-alpha isoform X4 — protein: MKMLWKLTDNIKYEDCEDRHDGTSNGTARLPQLGTVGQSPYTSAPPLSHTPNADFQPPYFPPPYQPIYPQSQDPYSHVNDPYSLNPLHAQPQPQHPGWPGQRQSQESGLLHTHRGLPHQLSGLDPRRDYRRHEDLLHGPHGLSSGLGDLPIHSLPHAIEDVPHVEDPGINIPDQTVIKKGPVSLSKSNSNAVSAIPINKDNLFGGVVNPNEVFCSVPGRLSLLSSTSKYKVTVAEVQRRLSPPECLNASLLGGVLRRAKSKNGGRSLREKLDKIGLNLPAGRRKAANVTLLTSLVEGEAVHLARDFGYVCETEFPAKAVAEFLNRQHSDPNEQVTRKNMLLATNFLSTPIFTVSLGEREREREKSWNGKLTLKCVFLLKNQPEERLGSSVKCPTLSFSLG
- the TFAP2A gene encoding transcription factor AP-2-alpha isoform X8, whose amino-acid sequence is MKMLWKLTDNIKYEDCEDRHDGTSNGTARLPQLGTVGQSPYTSAPPLSHTPNADFQPPYFPPPYQPIYPQSQDPYSHVNDPYSLNPLHAQPQPQHPGWPGQRQSQESGLLHTHRGLPHQLSGLDPRRDYRRHEDLLHGPHGLSSGLGDLPIHSLPHAIEDVPHVEDPGINIPDQTVIKKGPVSLSKSNSNAVSAIPINKDNLFGGVVNPNEVFCSVPGRLSLLSSTSKYKVTVAEVQRRLSPPECLNASLLGGVLRRAKSKNGGRSLREKLDKIGLNLPAGRRKAANVTLLTSLVEGEAVHLARDFGYVCETEFPAKAVAEFLNRQHSDPNEQVTRKNMLLATNFPRREREREREELEWEIDIEVCISSQKSA